The Acidimicrobiales bacterium genomic interval CGGCTTCTCGTGCTCGTTCTTTCCATCGGTCAGCAGCGTGCAGTGCGCCACACCGCCGGGCGACAAGCTGAACAGGGCCGCCGCTGCCAGCAACCACGACCCGATGGCTGTGCCGCCATCGGCACGAACCCTGGCTACCGCGTCGCAAGCCGCTTCTCTGGTGCGGTCGTCGGCCACGGCCAGGCCCTGGTAGGGGTACAACATGCGGGCCTCGTGGTTGCCCATGACCACGGCGAACTCTGTGCCGTCGGCCAACACGTTGATGGCCGCCATGGTGGCCTGGCGGGCCGCTTCGATCTTGGCGCCGTTGTCACCCATCATCGAACCGGACGTGTCGATGACGATGACCTCGACCCGGCCACCCACCGGTTGGGCGGTGGCGTTGGCGCCGCCTGCAGCGCCCAGCTCGCCCGAGGACACGGTGATGATGGCATCGACCGACGTGGCGCCCGCGGGCAAGTACTCGTTCTGGAATACCGATGCGGCGAAGTTGGTGGTCATGTGGCGTCTCCTCCGGGATTGGGCCCGAACTCGGCGATCGCAACGGTGATGTTGTCATGTCCGCCGCTGCTGTTTGCGTAATCGACCAGGGCCTGTGCCAGCTGAACCGGTTGGGGGTTGTCGGTTCGCAACCGGGCGACGGTGGCCGCCAGCGCCTGGGGTTCGTCCAGATAGCGCCACAACCCGTCGGTGCACACGATGAGCAAGCCCGGCGCCTGAGCGCGAAAGTCGACGCTGGATGGGGTGACATCGGCGGCGTCGAGGCCCAGCCAGCGGGTGATAGAACCCGACTGTTCGTCACCCGGTGGACCGTCGTACACGTGGTCAGCGGTCAGGCGCAGCGCCTCGGCACCCACCCAGTAGGCGCGGCTGTCGCCCAGCCAGCCGACCACTCCCGAAACACCGTCTGAGTCGGCACGAGCGACGGCGACCACCAGGGTGGCGGAGGGCGGAAGGTCTCCCGCCCGGGGCGGATCGGCCTGGGTGATGGCTATCACCTGGTGCTGGGCCGCCGCCGCTGCCTTGGTGAGGTCGACATCGGCGACGACCGCCACCGCACGCAAGTCGTCGGACAACGCGTCGCTGGCCGCGGTGGCCGCAGCCCTGGCCGCAGCGGCCGGCGAGTCTGTACTGCCCACCCCATCGCACACGGCTATCACCGCAGTGCCGTTTGCATCGGTGACCGAGAACGCGTCCTCGTTGCCCGCGCGCCTGGACCCCTTGTGGGTGACCGCGGCAACCCAGCCGAGGTCGACCACCACGTGATCGTGCTCGCCGGGCTGTCTGGCGCCGCACGAACCGCAATAACCGTCGACGATGCCTTCGCCCGGCGCACCACAATCGGCACATGGCGGTGACGGCGCAGGCCCGTCTAGATCGGCCCCGCACGCCTCGCACCACGACGCAGCCCCAACAGCGGGCTCGCCACATGCAGGGCAGGCGTCGGCACCGGTCGAAGTGGTCAAAAGA includes:
- a CDS encoding protein phosphatase 2C domain-containing protein, which produces MTTSTGADACPACGEPAVGAASWCEACGADLDGPAPSPPCADCGAPGEGIVDGYCGSCGARQPGEHDHVVVDLGWVAAVTHKGSRRAGNEDAFSVTDANGTAVIAVCDGVGSTDSPAAAARAAATAASDALSDDLRAVAVVADVDLTKAAAAAQHQVIAITQADPPRAGDLPPSATLVVAVARADSDGVSGVVGWLGDSRAYWVGAEALRLTADHVYDGPPGDEQSGSITRWLGLDAADVTPSSVDFRAQAPGLLIVCTDGLWRYLDEPQALAATVARLRTDNPQPVQLAQALVDYANSSGGHDNITVAIAEFGPNPGGDAT